Part of the Gammaproteobacteria bacterium genome, GAATTATGAAACCGTCAGGAATTTGCAGGATGATGCCTGCGTCAATCAATTTTTTGGTCAACTTGCGGATATTCTTCCATTCCTGTGAATCCCTGGAGATTTCTAGCCCAGGATGTAGGCGTGCTGTGATGTCCTTACCGCTGATTGGTCCATATTCAGCGATGATGTCGTAGACAGCTTGTCGTTCAGGGGATAAAACAATGACGTTAGACGCGGGCGCGTCTTGAGTGAGGGAAGTCATGGGAGTAAGGCTCCATGTTGAAATGAGGAGCCGTCACTGACTGCGGTCAAGCAGGGTGGTGACGGGCTATATGGAGTTGACCGACCGGCAACATGGAACCGGCGAATCTTGCGATTCCACCATATAGCCCTCTCACCATAAAGGGTGATCGCTGGCAATAAATACCGCGACAAGATGATCGGGAGTAATGCTACATGTTGATCTAGGCGGTCAAGCCTAGGCCGCGCAGGTTGCGCGACTTGATTAGAATATCGTAATCGCCTAATTGTTGTCAAGTTTTGGAAGAAATGACCAATCAACAGGCGTGGCTTCGCGTCATCGCCGACCAGGCGAGTAATTTGATTTTCCATGAGTGCGCATCCTTACGCCTGAACGGTGGGAGTCGGGGTGACGGGAATAACGAAGACGATGACGACGAACGTCATCGGTTCAATGAAAAAAGCAAGCATGACAGTGCCTCTATAAGTGATTGTTAATTCACCTTGAAAAAGCACGCACGCCAAAAATGACTACTGTAAATGGGAAAAACCAATCTATGTTGGTTATACTAGGATTGCTATTGTTTCCTAGTCTTCCCCATTGTGGGAGCTACTTCTGGCGGAGACGTGCTACCCGTGCGTTTCCGCTTTTTTTTTCAAAAACCTTGACAGGCAATTAGATAACTTTTTGATGGAAAACTCCATCATGAAATTTCCAACAGAATTAAATGGTTAAAAGTTCAACTGCGTAACTTCTTGTTTTATCCGATTCTTTGGATGGTTTGTCGTCCGTTTTCCACCCATTGTCGCGCCGTGGTTGATGACTTAACCACTATCTCATGGAGGTTAATCAATATCTCCAGCATGTAACCACCTGACAGGTCATCCCTTACTCTTACTGCGTCCCAACCGCGATCTCTATAGAGCACCATCCCAAGGTACGATCCCTCATGGGTACATATCTCACCATCATTAAGTGG contains:
- a CDS encoding hypothetical protein (Evidence 5 : Unknown function): MVLYRDRGWDAVRVRDDLSGGYMLEILINLHEIVVKSSTTARQWVENGRQTIQRIG